One stretch of Saccharopolyspora erythraea DNA includes these proteins:
- a CDS encoding MFS transporter: protein MTAPAPTGPAELGRQRWFRLLPVAFVTYSLAYLDRSNFSIGVAGGMKEELVLTGAMSSLIGASFFLGYCVFQIPGTLYAERRSVRGLIFWCTLAWGLLAAVQGLLHSAVLLIVVRFLLGAVEAAVLPAMVVFLARWFTKGERGSANAILILGNPITVMWLNAVSGYLVELTSWREMFIIEGLPAVVWAFVFRALVSDHPAEAKWLDDGEKQRVIAALDAERAQATPASTFAAAFRSRPVVLLSVQYLLWSVGVYGLVFWLPSIVAAGTGQGIGMSGLLAAIPFGVAALLMVLNSRLSDRAGSRPRFVWPWLLFGGVGFYLSYLLGPDNFWPAFALLVVAGGAMYAPYGPYFAHVAEILPKNFAGAGIACVNTAGSVGGFFGTYLVGWLNDTTGGTAASFVMMAATMVMAALIIPLVRAQRPAEAPATT, encoded by the coding sequence GTGACAGCACCTGCACCGACCGGCCCCGCCGAGCTGGGGCGGCAGCGGTGGTTCCGCCTGCTGCCGGTCGCGTTCGTGACCTACTCGCTGGCCTACCTCGACCGCTCCAACTTCTCGATCGGCGTCGCGGGCGGGATGAAGGAGGAGCTGGTCCTCACCGGCGCGATGTCCTCGCTGATCGGTGCGTCGTTCTTCCTCGGCTACTGCGTCTTCCAGATTCCCGGGACCCTCTACGCCGAGCGGCGCAGCGTGCGCGGGCTGATCTTCTGGTGCACCCTCGCGTGGGGGCTGCTGGCCGCCGTGCAGGGACTCCTGCACAGCGCGGTGCTGCTGATCGTGGTGCGCTTCCTGCTCGGAGCGGTCGAGGCGGCGGTGCTGCCCGCGATGGTGGTGTTCCTGGCCAGGTGGTTCACCAAGGGCGAGCGCGGTAGCGCGAACGCGATCCTGATCCTCGGCAACCCGATCACCGTGATGTGGCTCAACGCCGTCTCCGGCTACCTGGTCGAGCTCACGAGCTGGCGGGAGATGTTCATCATCGAGGGCCTGCCCGCGGTGGTGTGGGCGTTCGTGTTCCGCGCGCTGGTGTCGGACCACCCGGCCGAGGCGAAGTGGCTCGACGACGGCGAGAAGCAGCGCGTGATCGCCGCGCTGGACGCCGAGCGCGCGCAGGCCACACCCGCGAGCACCTTCGCGGCGGCCTTCCGCTCCCGGCCGGTCGTGCTGCTCAGCGTGCAGTACCTGCTGTGGAGCGTCGGCGTCTACGGCCTGGTGTTCTGGCTGCCCAGCATCGTGGCGGCGGGCACCGGCCAGGGCATCGGGATGAGCGGGCTGCTCGCGGCGATCCCGTTCGGCGTCGCCGCCCTGCTGATGGTGCTCAACTCCCGGCTCTCGGACCGCGCGGGCAGCCGCCCCCGGTTCGTGTGGCCGTGGCTGCTGTTCGGCGGCGTCGGCTTCTACCTGTCGTACCTGCTGGGACCCGACAACTTCTGGCCCGCGTTCGCGCTGCTCGTGGTGGCCGGCGGTGCGATGTACGCGCCGTACGGGCCCTACTTCGCCCACGTCGCCGAGATCCTGCCGAAGAACTTCGCCGGTGCCGGGATCGCGTGCGTGAACACGGCGGGCTCGGTCGGCGGGTTCTTCGGGACCTACCTGGTGGGCTGGCTCAACGACACCACCGGCGGCACCGCGGCGTCGTTCGTCATGATGGCCGCGACGATGGTGATGGCCGCGCTGATCATTCCGCTGGTGCGCGCGCAGCGCCCGGCGGAGGCCCCCGCGACGACCTGA
- a CDS encoding L,D-transpeptidase has protein sequence MGTRKAPALTVAALVAGGVLAGGALSAQATGGSPSPCQASAKACVSLSTNQAWLQDNGKTTYGPVPTTSGKPGSETPQGVHKVLWKDADHVSTEFNNAPMPNSVFFTKTGVAFHEGSLEQQSNGCIHLSTTAAKRFFDTLNPGDEVQVVK, from the coding sequence ATGGGCACCAGGAAAGCTCCAGCGCTGACGGTCGCGGCACTGGTCGCGGGCGGCGTGCTCGCCGGTGGGGCGCTGAGCGCGCAGGCCACCGGCGGTAGCCCCAGCCCGTGCCAGGCCAGCGCGAAGGCGTGCGTGAGCCTGTCGACCAACCAGGCTTGGCTGCAGGACAACGGCAAGACCACCTACGGGCCCGTCCCCACCACCAGCGGCAAGCCCGGTTCGGAGACGCCGCAGGGCGTGCACAAGGTGCTCTGGAAGGACGCCGACCACGTCAGCACGGAGTTCAACAACGCGCCGATGCCGAACTCGGTGTTCTTCACCAAGACCGGTGTCGCCTTCCACGAGGGCAGCCTGGAGCAGCAGTCCAACGGCTGCATCCACCTGTCCACGACCGCGGCGAAGCGGTTCTTCGACACCCTCAACCCGGGTGACGAGGTCCAGGTCGTCAAGTGA
- a CDS encoding IS607 family transposase, with protein sequence MKLKEWAREQGVSYRTALNWFHAGTLPVPARQLPTGTILVETPTMDVGKTVAYCRVSSADQRDDLERQAGRVAEECGKRGIALDGTVTEVGSGLDGSRAKLRKLLSDPAVARIVVEHRDRLARFGVEDLEAALAATGRVIVVLNAGEVKDDLERDMVEVLASMCARLYGRRSARRRAEAGVRCATAAKVPG encoded by the coding sequence ATGAAACTAAAGGAGTGGGCACGTGAACAGGGCGTTTCCTATCGAACCGCGTTGAACTGGTTTCACGCAGGAACTCTGCCCGTGCCTGCTCGTCAGCTCCCGACCGGAACCATCCTGGTGGAGACTCCGACCATGGATGTCGGCAAGACTGTGGCGTACTGCCGGGTTTCGTCGGCTGACCAGCGGGACGACCTGGAGCGGCAGGCCGGTCGTGTCGCTGAGGAATGCGGCAAGCGGGGCATCGCGCTCGACGGGACGGTGACTGAGGTCGGATCTGGGCTCGACGGGAGCCGTGCCAAGCTACGGAAGCTGCTCTCCGACCCAGCTGTGGCGAGGATCGTGGTAGAGCACCGCGATCGGCTCGCGCGGTTCGGTGTCGAAGATCTTGAAGCCGCGTTGGCCGCAACCGGGCGCGTTATCGTCGTGCTGAACGCCGGTGAGGTGAAAGACGACCTTGAGCGGGACATGGTTGAAGTCCTCGCCTCGATGTGTGCCCGGCTCTATGGTCGCCGCTCGGCACGTCGTCGTGCCGAGGCTGGAGTCCGTTGCGCCACCGCAGCCAAGGTGCCCGGGTGA
- a CDS encoding ATP-binding protein: MVSTAQARVREPAGNLPVDVTSFVGRRREITLTKRLLAESRVVTITGPGGVGKTRLALRVAGNMRRSFRDKVWCVGLEDVLDPRLLTDAVIDQLGLGGPSSGDDIDTVVEHLKNREMLLVLDNCEQIVDAVAGLVDSVIRWCPGVRVLATSRQSLGVAGESTLSLTPLQVPDIDNLPPADAYEQFASVRLFVDRAKAAVPEFEVDEHNAASLMRLCYHLDGNPLAIELAAVRLRSLSPQQLEERLAERYDLLSEGRRGAPARQQSLRALIDWSYELASDQDKLAWARVSAFSGSFDLDAAEFVAGGAELDRLDVVGVMHSLVDKSILIREEDGGEVRFRLLHALREYGQEKLAGSGEFEEVRRRHLRWYDRMIEHFAMEWVGPEQVAWVNRLTSEQSNLRTAMKSALAQPPEHGTALRVTRNMAIFWGIRGLAGEARYWLDQALKASPQPSRERVSALRSTAWFALLQGDHDAARPPLEEALSLAGEYAGPIERSYLQQTRGMAEFFDGRLGRAGELFRESLDGFQEHNVPGGELFALFGLGLTRGLSGDHTLGLDLLERCVRLSTDLGELFWRSHALWAMAHVEVSRGEVNHAEEVAKEALRLQRRLSNRLATAFTLDTLAWTAGIQGRHERAARLFGAASAMWEALRAAPAYYSTFEIGHDEHVSRVREALGDRDFQEAFDRGYEMPPAAAHDFALESKKHARAATARRDNVHPMPLTRREREIAELVAQGRTNKEIAEGLVIAQRTVEGHVQNILTKLDFTSRAQIAGWIAGQKQSGPADTGT; encoded by the coding sequence GTGGTCTCCACTGCACAGGCCCGTGTTCGCGAGCCTGCGGGCAACCTCCCGGTCGACGTCACGAGCTTCGTCGGCCGCAGGCGCGAGATCACGCTCACCAAGCGGCTGCTGGCCGAGTCGAGGGTCGTGACGATCACCGGCCCCGGGGGCGTCGGGAAGACGCGGCTGGCGCTGCGCGTGGCGGGCAACATGCGGCGGTCGTTCCGCGACAAGGTCTGGTGCGTCGGGCTCGAGGACGTGCTCGACCCCCGCCTGCTGACCGACGCCGTCATCGACCAGCTCGGACTGGGCGGCCCGTCCTCGGGCGATGACATCGACACGGTCGTCGAGCACCTCAAGAACCGCGAGATGCTGCTCGTGCTCGACAACTGCGAGCAGATCGTGGACGCCGTCGCCGGTCTCGTCGACAGCGTGATCCGCTGGTGCCCGGGGGTGCGGGTGCTGGCCACCAGCAGGCAGTCGCTGGGCGTGGCCGGGGAGAGCACGCTGTCGCTGACGCCGTTGCAGGTCCCCGACATCGACAACCTGCCGCCCGCCGACGCCTACGAGCAGTTCGCCTCGGTGCGGCTGTTCGTCGACCGAGCCAAGGCCGCCGTGCCCGAGTTCGAGGTCGACGAGCACAACGCCGCCTCCCTGATGCGGCTGTGCTACCACCTCGACGGCAACCCGCTGGCGATCGAGCTGGCCGCGGTGCGGCTGCGCTCGCTGTCGCCGCAGCAGCTCGAGGAGCGGCTGGCCGAGCGCTACGACCTGCTGAGCGAGGGCAGGCGGGGCGCCCCGGCGCGCCAGCAGAGCCTGCGCGCGCTGATCGACTGGAGCTACGAGCTGGCCTCCGACCAGGACAAGCTCGCCTGGGCGCGGGTGTCGGCGTTCTCCGGCAGCTTCGACCTGGACGCCGCCGAGTTCGTCGCGGGCGGCGCCGAGCTGGACCGGCTGGACGTGGTCGGGGTCATGCACTCGCTGGTGGACAAGTCGATCCTGATCCGCGAGGAGGACGGCGGCGAGGTCCGCTTCCGCCTGCTGCACGCGCTGCGCGAGTACGGGCAGGAGAAGCTGGCCGGCTCCGGCGAGTTCGAGGAGGTGCGCAGGCGGCACCTGCGCTGGTACGACCGGATGATCGAGCACTTCGCCATGGAGTGGGTCGGCCCCGAGCAGGTCGCGTGGGTGAACCGGCTCACCAGCGAGCAGTCGAACCTGCGCACCGCGATGAAGTCGGCGCTGGCCCAGCCGCCCGAGCACGGCACCGCCCTGCGCGTGACCCGGAACATGGCGATCTTCTGGGGCATCCGGGGCCTGGCCGGGGAGGCCAGGTACTGGCTGGACCAGGCGCTCAAGGCGTCCCCGCAACCGAGCCGCGAACGGGTGTCGGCGCTGCGCAGCACCGCCTGGTTCGCCCTCCTGCAGGGCGACCACGACGCGGCGCGGCCACCGCTGGAGGAGGCGCTGTCGCTGGCCGGGGAGTACGCGGGCCCGATCGAGCGCTCCTACCTCCAGCAGACGCGCGGGATGGCCGAGTTCTTCGACGGCAGGCTCGGCCGGGCGGGCGAGCTGTTCCGCGAGTCGCTGGACGGCTTCCAGGAGCACAACGTCCCCGGCGGCGAGCTGTTCGCGCTGTTCGGACTGGGCCTGACGCGCGGGCTCAGCGGCGACCACACCCTCGGCCTGGACCTGCTGGAGCGCTGCGTGCGGCTCAGCACCGACCTCGGCGAGCTGTTCTGGCGCTCGCACGCGCTGTGGGCGATGGCACACGTGGAGGTCTCGCGCGGCGAGGTCAACCACGCCGAGGAGGTGGCCAAGGAGGCGCTGCGGCTGCAGCGCAGGCTGTCCAACCGGCTGGCCACGGCCTTCACCCTGGACACGCTGGCGTGGACGGCGGGCATCCAGGGCCGCCACGAGCGCGCGGCCCGCTTGTTCGGCGCCGCGTCCGCGATGTGGGAGGCCCTGCGAGCCGCGCCCGCCTACTACTCGACGTTCGAGATCGGGCACGACGAGCACGTGTCCCGGGTGCGGGAGGCGCTGGGCGACCGCGACTTCCAGGAGGCGTTCGACCGCGGCTACGAGATGCCGCCCGCCGCCGCGCACGACTTCGCCCTCGAGTCCAAGAAGCACGCCCGCGCCGCGACCGCGCGCCGCGACAACGTCCACCCGATGCCGCTGACCCGCCGGGAGCGCGAGATCGCCGAGCTGGTCGCGCAGGGCCGGACGAACAAGGAGATCGCCGAGGGCCTGGTGATCGCCCAGCGCACCGTCGAAGGCCACGTGCAGAACATCCTGACCAAGCTCGACTTCACCTCGCGGGCTCAGATCGCAGGCTGGATCGCCGGGCAGAAGCAGAGTGGCCCAGCCGACACCGGGACCTGA
- a CDS encoding DUF2461 domain-containing protein, producing MRFEGFGDGAVEFFEQLEEDNSKAFWTDNLELYREHVRGPMEALISELEPEFGPGFGAGKVFRPHRDVRFSPDKSPYKTHCGGVIEQGRGGGAYYVEISAAGMLVAGGCYHTESDQLARFRTAVDTEIHGERLREILDALRGWEIAGETLKSRPRGVSDDHPRLDLLRHRTLYAFRRWEPDDVLHERSCLQRVRRSWKQVRELNQWCADHIGLTEKKRR from the coding sequence GTGCGGTTCGAGGGTTTCGGCGATGGTGCGGTGGAGTTCTTCGAGCAACTGGAGGAGGACAACTCCAAGGCGTTCTGGACCGACAACCTGGAGCTCTACCGTGAGCACGTCCGCGGGCCGATGGAGGCGCTGATCTCCGAGCTGGAGCCGGAGTTCGGCCCGGGGTTCGGCGCGGGCAAGGTGTTCCGCCCGCACCGCGACGTGCGGTTCAGCCCCGACAAGTCGCCGTACAAGACCCACTGCGGCGGGGTGATCGAGCAGGGCCGCGGTGGCGGTGCCTACTACGTGGAGATCAGCGCGGCCGGGATGCTGGTCGCGGGCGGCTGCTACCACACCGAGTCCGACCAGCTCGCGCGGTTCCGCACCGCCGTCGACACCGAGATCCACGGCGAACGGCTGCGCGAGATCCTGGACGCGCTGCGGGGCTGGGAGATCGCGGGGGAGACGCTGAAGAGCCGTCCGCGCGGGGTGTCCGACGACCACCCGAGGCTCGACCTGCTGCGCCACCGCACCCTCTACGCCTTCCGGCGCTGGGAACCCGACGACGTCCTGCACGAGCGCAGCTGCCTGCAACGCGTGCGCCGGAGCTGGAAGCAGGTGCGCGAACTGAACCAGTGGTGCGCCGACCACATCGGACTGACGGAGAAGAAGCGCCGCTGA
- a CDS encoding TetR/AcrR family transcriptional regulator, whose protein sequence is MHQTRRPGRPPKLTRDAVVAAAEEIVRRDGVDALTMRSVAVALGASPMSLYRHVGGKDELLVLLLDRAARQIAVPDLPADPRERLTALCTLLHDELVPRPWAVRVLAAGNLVGPSVLWLIEDITASFAACGLDPDAAYDAYRVVWRFIVGELVVRQSARTGPAQSRQVLGEVDAARYPALAAVRHPRSTETFGPGLEALLDGLTRG, encoded by the coding sequence ATGCACCAGACCCGGAGGCCGGGACGGCCGCCGAAGCTGACGAGGGACGCGGTGGTCGCGGCGGCCGAGGAGATCGTCCGGCGCGACGGGGTCGACGCGCTGACGATGCGCTCCGTGGCCGTCGCGCTCGGAGCCTCGCCGATGTCGCTGTACCGGCATGTGGGAGGCAAGGACGAGCTGCTGGTCCTGCTGCTCGACCGCGCCGCCCGGCAGATCGCGGTGCCGGACCTCCCCGCCGATCCGCGGGAGCGGCTGACGGCGCTGTGCACGCTCCTGCACGACGAGCTGGTGCCCCGCCCCTGGGCGGTGCGGGTGCTCGCGGCGGGCAACCTCGTCGGCCCGTCGGTGCTGTGGCTGATCGAGGACATCACCGCGAGCTTCGCGGCGTGCGGGCTCGATCCCGACGCCGCCTACGACGCCTACCGCGTGGTGTGGCGGTTCATCGTGGGCGAGCTGGTGGTGCGGCAGTCGGCGCGGACCGGGCCCGCCCAGTCCCGGCAGGTCCTCGGCGAGGTCGACGCCGCGCGCTACCCCGCGTTGGCGGCGGTGCGGCACCCGAGGTCGACGGAGACCTTCGGCCCCGGGCTGGAGGCGTTGCTGGACGGGCTGACCCGCGGGTAG
- a CDS encoding HelD family protein, with amino-acid sequence MSSPRADREADRTDEITAEQQYVSMLYAKLDELRRDTTKRLTETLRQTGGTPQARTERDISTTMYTDKLTQLSAVEHGLCFGRLDLDSGEVFHVGRLGLFDEEDEYEPLLIDWRAPAARPFYLATAAARDGVRRRRHLRTRWREVVDFEDEVLDLEAAEQGSDLGLAGEATLLAALDARRTGQMGDIVATIQAEQDQIIRAGMNGVLVVQGGPGTGKTAVALHRAAYLLYTFREQLTKRGVLVVGPNSTFLRYIGQVLPSLGETGVLLSTVGGLFPGITATAAEPVRAAEIKGRASMVDVLTAAVRDRQQAPKDHIEVQFDREPLRIHRRDVTHARTRARRSRKPHNLARRVFLQEMFSALTTQVADRLGRDLLDRRDLDEINVELRGDPAVVEALDGLWPELTPQEVLDDLLSSPERLTTAARKHLEPGEREELLREPGAEWTPADVPLLDELAELLGVDDAKEREERARQAREELAYAQGVLHIMEQDEEIADEERLRVSDVLDAELLAERHQTRSDLTAAERAAEDRTWTFGHVIVDEAQELSEMAWRVLMRRCPSRSMTLVGDIAQTGAPGGARSWHEVLSPYVADRWKLAELTVNYRTPAEIMAVAADVLDAMDTELEAPTSVRSSGHRPWLRHVADDRLAAELPGVVADELHAVGDGRLAVLLPPERLAELGEKVAGEVPGTAVGTRPDGLESPAVLLTVEQAKGLEFDSVLVVDPEGVVEESERGLNDLYVALTRATQRLGVVHTGEVPDVLGALS; translated from the coding sequence TTGTCCAGCCCCCGAGCTGATCGGGAAGCCGACCGGACCGACGAGATCACCGCCGAACAGCAGTACGTCTCGATGCTGTACGCCAAGCTCGACGAGCTGCGGCGCGACACCACCAAGCGCCTGACCGAGACGCTGCGCCAGACCGGTGGGACGCCGCAGGCGCGCACCGAGCGCGACATCTCCACCACGATGTACACCGACAAGCTGACCCAGCTCAGCGCGGTGGAGCACGGGCTGTGCTTCGGGCGCCTGGACCTCGACAGCGGCGAGGTCTTCCACGTCGGCAGGCTCGGGCTGTTCGACGAGGAGGACGAGTACGAGCCGCTGCTGATCGACTGGCGGGCCCCGGCGGCGCGGCCGTTCTACCTGGCCACCGCGGCCGCCCGCGACGGCGTTCGGCGCCGCAGGCACCTGCGCACGCGCTGGCGCGAGGTGGTCGACTTCGAGGACGAGGTGCTCGACCTCGAGGCCGCCGAGCAGGGCAGCGACCTGGGCCTTGCCGGTGAGGCCACGCTGCTGGCCGCGCTGGACGCCCGGCGCACCGGGCAGATGGGCGACATCGTCGCCACCATCCAGGCCGAGCAGGACCAGATCATCCGCGCAGGCATGAACGGCGTGCTGGTCGTGCAGGGCGGGCCGGGCACCGGCAAGACCGCCGTCGCGCTGCACCGCGCCGCCTACCTGCTCTACACCTTCCGCGAGCAGCTCACCAAGCGCGGTGTGCTCGTGGTCGGCCCGAACTCGACCTTCCTGCGCTACATCGGGCAGGTGCTGCCCTCGCTCGGTGAGACCGGCGTGCTGCTCTCGACCGTCGGCGGCCTGTTCCCGGGCATCACGGCCACAGCCGCGGAGCCCGTGCGCGCCGCGGAGATCAAGGGCCGGGCCAGCATGGTCGACGTGCTCACCGCCGCGGTCCGCGACCGGCAGCAGGCACCCAAGGACCACATCGAGGTGCAGTTCGACCGGGAGCCGCTGCGGATCCACAGGCGTGACGTCACCCACGCCCGCACGCGCGCCCGCCGCTCGCGCAAGCCGCACAACCTGGCCCGGCGGGTCTTCCTCCAGGAGATGTTCTCGGCGCTGACCACGCAGGTCGCCGACCGGCTCGGCCGCGACCTGCTGGACCGCCGCGACCTCGACGAGATCAACGTCGAGCTGCGCGGCGACCCGGCGGTCGTCGAGGCCCTGGACGGGCTGTGGCCGGAGCTGACCCCGCAGGAAGTGCTCGACGACCTGCTGTCCTCGCCGGAGCGGCTGACCACCGCCGCGCGCAAGCACCTCGAGCCCGGCGAGCGCGAGGAGCTGCTGCGCGAGCCCGGTGCCGAGTGGACCCCGGCCGACGTGCCGCTGCTGGACGAGCTGGCCGAGCTGCTCGGCGTGGACGACGCCAAGGAGCGCGAGGAGCGGGCCAGGCAGGCCCGCGAGGAGCTGGCCTACGCCCAGGGCGTGCTGCACATCATGGAGCAGGACGAGGAGATCGCCGACGAGGAGCGGCTGCGCGTCTCCGACGTCCTGGACGCCGAGCTGCTCGCCGAGCGCCACCAGACGCGCAGCGACCTGACGGCCGCCGAGCGCGCCGCCGAGGACCGCACCTGGACCTTCGGCCACGTGATCGTCGACGAGGCGCAGGAGCTGTCGGAGATGGCGTGGCGGGTGCTGATGCGCCGCTGCCCGAGCCGGTCGATGACGCTGGTCGGCGACATCGCCCAGACCGGGGCGCCGGGCGGGGCCCGGTCGTGGCACGAGGTGCTCAGCCCCTACGTCGCCGACCGGTGGAAGCTCGCGGAGCTGACGGTCAACTACCGCACCCCCGCCGAGATCATGGCCGTCGCCGCCGACGTGCTCGACGCGATGGACACCGAGCTGGAGGCGCCGACCTCGGTGCGCAGCAGCGGTCACCGGCCGTGGCTGCGCCACGTCGCGGACGACCGGCTGGCGGCGGAGCTGCCGGGCGTCGTCGCCGACGAGCTGCACGCGGTCGGCGACGGCAGGCTCGCGGTGCTGCTGCCCCCGGAGCGGCTGGCCGAGCTCGGCGAGAAGGTGGCCGGCGAAGTACCGGGCACCGCCGTGGGCACCCGCCCCGACGGCCTGGAGTCGCCCGCGGTGCTGCTCACCGTGGAGCAGGCCAAGGGCCTGGAGTTCGACTCGGTGCTGGTCGTGGACCCAGAAGGGGTCGTGGAGGAGTCCGAGCGGGGGCTCAACGACCTCTACGTCGCACTGACGCGCGCGACGCAGCGGCTCGGCGTCGTGCACACCGGCGAGGTGCCCGACGTGCTGGGCGCCCTGAGCTGA
- a CDS encoding VanZ family protein produces the protein MAASLVVLFTPESGVPVAPPGTDKVVHLLLFAALAITGRIAGLRRALLPGLLAYAVLSEVAQGLLPIGRSFDPIDIGFDTLGAVAGWTVVAVLRRG, from the coding sequence GTGGCGGCCAGTCTGGTCGTCCTGTTCACCCCGGAGTCGGGCGTCCCGGTCGCGCCGCCGGGCACCGACAAGGTCGTGCACCTGCTGCTGTTCGCGGCGCTGGCGATCACCGGCCGGATCGCGGGCCTGCGGCGCGCGCTGCTGCCGGGCCTGCTGGCCTACGCGGTGTTGTCCGAGGTCGCGCAGGGCCTGCTGCCGATCGGGCGCAGCTTCGACCCGATCGACATCGGCTTCGACACCCTGGGCGCGGTGGCCGGGTGGACGGTGGTCGCGGTGCTGCGCCGGGGCTGA
- a CDS encoding transglycosylase SLT domain-containing protein, which produces MRHHDDAGNGRLSPRMRSVQVGAVVAAAGVLGVLGGIGQPGEPEHVAHVSQAAETAPLQAPAPAPVEAPAPAPVEAAPAAAVQAAPAGARAPVQERGAEADPQQRSAPAAPAPAPADPPKDQLDGWIKEAVAVLEASGTPKDKIDVEDIRTIIEHESGGDPDIVNNWDSNAAMGTPSKGLMQTIEPTFESYALPGHGDILDPVDNIIAGVRYSVDRYGSVSDVPGVVKVDSGGSYRGY; this is translated from the coding sequence TTGAGGCACCACGACGACGCCGGCAACGGCAGGCTGTCCCCGCGGATGCGCTCGGTGCAGGTCGGCGCCGTGGTCGCGGCCGCGGGCGTCCTCGGCGTGCTCGGCGGCATCGGCCAGCCGGGCGAGCCCGAGCACGTGGCGCACGTCTCCCAGGCCGCCGAGACCGCCCCGCTCCAGGCTCCGGCTCCGGCTCCGGTCGAGGCCCCGGCCCCGGCTCCGGTGGAGGCCGCTCCGGCCGCCGCGGTGCAGGCCGCCCCAGCCGGCGCTCGCGCCCCCGTCCAGGAGCGCGGCGCCGAGGCGGATCCGCAGCAGCGCTCCGCCCCCGCGGCCCCGGCCCCGGCGCCGGCCGACCCGCCGAAGGACCAGCTCGACGGCTGGATCAAGGAGGCGGTGGCCGTGCTGGAGGCCAGCGGCACCCCGAAGGACAAGATCGACGTCGAGGACATCCGCACGATCATCGAGCACGAGTCCGGTGGCGACCCCGACATCGTCAACAACTGGGACTCCAACGCCGCGATGGGCACCCCGTCGAAGGGCCTGATGCAGACCATCGAGCCGACCTTCGAGTCCTACGCGCTGCCCGGCCACGGCGACATCCTGGACCCGGTGGACAACATCATCGCCGGTGTCCGGTACTCGGTCGACCGCTACGGCTCGGTCTCCGACGTGCCCGGCGTGGTAAAGGTCGACTCCGGCGGCAGCTACCGCGGCTACTGA
- a CDS encoding ester cyclase yields MEPTAHELYRRWLPGLWNAPPEEMAGIAAGIFTADAVAHWGPGRDFSGPAVIADKVREGVEMFDDVVVELEHGPIVDGDLVAARWTFAGRFRGGVPGFPGKAGAEVRYHGMDLLRVRDGRFAEYWPMGDNLTLMQQLGLV; encoded by the coding sequence ATGGAACCGACCGCGCACGAGCTGTACCGCCGCTGGCTGCCCGGGCTGTGGAACGCGCCGCCGGAGGAGATGGCCGGCATCGCGGCCGGGATCTTCACCGCCGACGCCGTCGCGCACTGGGGACCGGGCAGGGACTTCAGCGGCCCGGCGGTCATCGCCGACAAGGTGCGCGAGGGCGTCGAGATGTTCGACGACGTGGTGGTCGAGCTCGAGCACGGGCCGATCGTCGACGGCGACCTGGTCGCGGCGCGGTGGACCTTCGCCGGGCGGTTCCGCGGCGGCGTGCCCGGCTTCCCCGGCAAGGCAGGCGCCGAGGTCCGCTACCACGGCATGGACCTGTTGCGGGTTCGCGACGGCCGCTTCGCCGAGTACTGGCCGATGGGCGACAACCTGACCCTGATGCAGCAGCTCGGCCTGGTCTGA